A genomic stretch from Candidatus Thiothrix anitrata includes:
- the cydC gene encoding thiol reductant ABC exporter subunit CydC, translating to MNDLLRLLRLFKPYWGWAALGMGLSFITLLANVGLMAVSGWFITAMAMAGVAGAAMNYFTPAALIRLAAIVRTAGRYGERLVTHEATFRMLAELRVWFYERIEPLAPAVLEQYRSGDVLSRIRADIDTLNNVYLRLLVPVVVAALATIVFVVALLFYHPLLALLELSLLLVAGVLIPWLMNRLGHEAGQQSVETAAQLRSALVNDLQGMGELLVYGAADAHAAHVQQLSQTLAAQQQTLSRLNGVAQGALGLCANLAMWGMLVLAIPLVRDHTIAPPELAMLALFALASFEAVLPLPLAFQSLGETLAAARRIFSLADQVAAVTEPAHPQAVPERLDFALRELGFRYQPQGDAVLDGLTLNFPQGHKLAIVGVTGAGKSTLTSLLLRFREPSSGELLLAGKPLAHYSGEALRQHIAVVPQQTHLFNTTLRENLLLAKRDATQVELEAVCRTALIHDFITQQPQSYATWVGETGVRLSGGQAKRVAIARALLKPARLLILDEPTEGLDPETATQVMTNILAHVTRNGQSLLLITHRAHGLEAMNSVLHL from the coding sequence ATGAACGATTTACTGCGATTATTGCGCCTGTTCAAACCGTATTGGGGCTGGGCAGCGTTGGGCATGGGCTTGTCGTTTATCACCTTGCTGGCGAATGTGGGGTTGATGGCTGTGTCGGGTTGGTTCATTACGGCGATGGCAATGGCTGGGGTGGCAGGCGCGGCGATGAATTATTTCACTCCGGCGGCATTGATTCGGTTGGCAGCGATTGTGCGCACGGCGGGACGTTACGGCGAACGTTTGGTCACGCACGAAGCCACGTTTCGCATGTTGGCGGAATTGCGGGTGTGGTTTTATGAGCGCATCGAGCCGCTGGCTCCTGCGGTGCTGGAGCAATATCGCAGTGGTGATGTATTGAGCCGCATCCGTGCTGACATTGATACGTTGAATAATGTGTACTTGCGTCTGCTAGTGCCGGTAGTAGTGGCAGCGTTGGCGACGATCGTGTTCGTGGTGGCGTTGCTGTTTTATCACCCGTTGCTGGCACTGCTGGAATTGAGTTTGCTGTTGGTGGCGGGCGTGCTGATTCCGTGGTTGATGAACCGTTTGGGGCATGAAGCAGGACAGCAATCGGTGGAAACTGCCGCGCAATTGCGCTCGGCTTTGGTGAATGATTTGCAGGGTATGGGCGAATTGTTGGTGTACGGTGCGGCGGATGCTCATGCTGCGCACGTTCAACAGTTGTCGCAAACTTTGGCAGCGCAACAGCAAACCCTGAGCCGCTTGAATGGCGTGGCGCAAGGCGCGTTGGGGCTGTGCGCGAATCTGGCAATGTGGGGCATGTTGGTGCTGGCAATTCCGTTGGTGCGTGATCACACGATAGCCCCGCCGGAATTGGCGATGTTGGCATTGTTCGCGCTGGCAAGTTTTGAAGCGGTGTTGCCCTTGCCGCTGGCGTTCCAGTCCTTGGGTGAAACCTTGGCAGCGGCGAGGCGTATTTTCAGTCTTGCGGATCAAGTTGCTGCGGTGACAGAACCAGCGCATCCGCAAGCTGTGCCGGAACGTCTGGATTTTGCGTTGCGGGAACTGGGTTTCCGTTACCAGCCGCAGGGTGATGCGGTATTGGATGGTTTGACGTTGAATTTCCCGCAAGGTCACAAACTCGCCATTGTCGGCGTAACCGGTGCGGGCAAAAGCACCCTGACCAGTTTGCTGCTGCGTTTCCGCGAACCGAGCAGTGGTGAATTGTTGTTGGCGGGAAAACCGCTTGCCCACTATAGCGGCGAAGCCTTGCGCCAGCATATCGCGGTTGTGCCACAGCAAACGCATTTGTTCAACACCACCTTGCGTGAAAACCTGTTGCTGGCAAAGCGTGATGCAACGCAGGTGGAACTGGAAGCGGTGTGCCGTACTGCGCTGATTCACGATTTTATTACGCAACAGCCGCAAAGTTATGCAACGTGGGTGGGCGAAACGGGCGTGCGTTTGTCCGGCGGGCAAGCCAAGCGCGTGGCAATTGCGCGTGCCTTGCTAAAACCCGCACGGCTATTGATTCTCGATGAACCTACCGAAGGCTTAGACCCGGAAACCGCGACACAAGTAATGACCAATATACTCGCGCATGTGACGCGTAATGGACAAAGCCTGTTGCTGATTACGCACCGTGCGCACGGTTTAGAAGCCATGAACAGCGTATTGCACTTATAG
- a CDS encoding TonB-dependent copper receptor, whose translation MQHVSVRLVLLSSMLVLSSAVFAEDTLVVDIKANKKATPNEAKPLGTERRPVLPADGGDFLKQLNGVSGSRFGGRGIEPIIRGQSQTQVNVLLDGAYLHGGCPNRMDPPTSYAALETYEKVTVEKGVQTLQHGSGGSGGTVLFERDTRSQIDPEDGLSGKASLTGSSNGIKHDLSVDVTKGSDKGYVRVFAQDREAGHYEDGDGKEVKSAYKHKQGGIVLGATPTADRTIEYSYENNDFDDAWYPGAMMDSPLEKADIHRLKYKDKFNGKVESVDAEVYVSNVEHVMDNYSLRNPNLAPLARRSVPTTSDTAGGKLALKSRTGNTELTYGVNVQNRTRNASMKNGTGAELFVSWPGAKTDQTGVFVEADTALGEADKLKYGVRVDQVTAKATKANTAGTMGAGMIPNARYNTVYGYGATDKKETNVGGLLRYEKSLNADTTVFAGASRTVRTADETERYINNTNWTGNPNIKPEKHNQLDLGISQQRGKVKWTGTVFADKVDDFILRDRKMVGANNTTYYRNVDADITGIELGASAKLTDKVTLSGDIAHVRRTNTTDNRAISQTPADNGKVQLDYNGAKWGGGARVRFASNQDRIDTLSGLDAGKTPGYGVLDAYGRYSISKNTKVRFGVDNVFDKTYAEHVSRRNADLVANPQALRVNEAGRSTWLKLETEF comes from the coding sequence ATGCAACATGTATCAGTGCGGCTGGTATTGCTGAGTTCAATGCTGGTTTTGAGCAGCGCGGTTTTCGCAGAGGACACTTTGGTTGTTGACATTAAAGCCAACAAAAAAGCGACCCCCAATGAAGCGAAGCCATTAGGCACTGAGCGTCGCCCGGTATTGCCTGCTGATGGTGGTGATTTCCTCAAGCAACTCAATGGCGTTTCTGGTAGCCGTTTTGGTGGGCGCGGCATTGAGCCGATTATTCGTGGGCAATCACAAACACAAGTGAATGTGTTACTGGACGGCGCGTACCTGCACGGTGGTTGCCCGAATCGCATGGATCCACCGACCAGTTATGCTGCACTGGAAACCTACGAAAAAGTCACGGTTGAGAAAGGGGTGCAAACGCTGCAACACGGTTCAGGTGGCAGTGGCGGTACGGTTTTGTTTGAACGCGACACACGCTCACAAATTGACCCCGAAGACGGTTTGAGCGGTAAAGCTTCCCTGACAGGTTCCAGCAATGGCATCAAGCATGATTTATCCGTTGACGTAACCAAAGGTAGTGACAAGGGCTATGTGCGTGTTTTTGCGCAGGATCGTGAAGCAGGTCACTATGAAGATGGTGATGGTAAAGAAGTGAAAAGTGCTTATAAGCACAAACAAGGTGGCATTGTGTTAGGTGCTACCCCAACGGCTGATCGTACTATCGAATATAGCTATGAAAACAATGATTTCGATGATGCCTGGTATCCGGGGGCGATGATGGATAGTCCGCTTGAAAAGGCTGATATTCATCGCCTGAAATACAAAGACAAATTTAACGGCAAAGTCGAAAGTGTCGATGCCGAGGTGTATGTCAGCAACGTAGAACACGTGATGGATAACTACAGTTTGCGCAACCCCAATCTTGCGCCGCTAGCCCGTCGTTCTGTGCCAACCACATCGGATACAGCAGGAGGTAAGTTGGCGTTAAAATCCCGCACCGGCAATACAGAGTTGACTTACGGCGTAAACGTGCAAAACCGTACTCGCAATGCTTCAATGAAAAATGGTACAGGTGCGGAGCTATTCGTGTCATGGCCTGGTGCTAAAACGGATCAAACCGGTGTGTTTGTAGAGGCTGATACCGCGTTAGGCGAGGCAGATAAGCTGAAATATGGTGTGCGGGTTGATCAGGTGACGGCTAAAGCTACCAAAGCCAATACCGCAGGTACTATGGGAGCGGGTATGATTCCGAATGCCCGCTACAACACCGTGTACGGTTATGGTGCAACTGATAAAAAAGAAACCAACGTCGGTGGTTTATTGCGTTACGAAAAATCCCTCAATGCGGACACCACCGTTTTCGCCGGAGCGAGCCGCACGGTGCGTACTGCTGATGAAACCGAACGTTATATCAACAATACCAATTGGACGGGTAATCCCAATATCAAGCCAGAAAAGCACAACCAGCTTGATCTGGGCATCAGCCAGCAGCGTGGTAAAGTGAAGTGGACAGGTACGGTGTTTGCAGACAAGGTGGATGATTTCATCTTGCGCGATCGGAAAATGGTGGGAGCAAATAACACTACATACTACCGCAATGTTGACGCTGATATTACCGGTATTGAATTGGGTGCAAGTGCCAAGCTGACGGATAAGGTCACGCTCTCAGGTGATATTGCCCATGTACGCCGCACCAATACCACGGATAATCGGGCTATTTCCCAAACACCAGCGGATAATGGCAAAGTTCAACTGGATTACAATGGTGCGAAATGGGGTGGAGGTGCGCGGGTGCGTTTTGCTTCTAATCAAGATCGTATTGATACGTTAAGTGGTTTAGATGCAGGTAAAACACCCGGTTATGGCGTGTTAGATGCTTACGGTCGTTACAGTATCAGCAAAAACACCAAGGTACGGTTTGGTGTCGATAACGTGTTTGATAAAACCTATGCAGAGCACGTCAGCCGTAGAAATGCTGACCTTGTAGCGAATCCGCAGGCGTTGCGTGTCAACGAGGCCGGGCGTAGCACTTGGCTGAAGCTCGAAACTGAGTTTTAA
- a CDS encoding efflux RND transporter periplasmic adaptor subunit, which translates to MEKQIVALLSGCLLMGMASLPLPALAHGGEDHSHDEEPPTPIVAPANSGIRWELNSPDVELLGIVSAGQLTLHVDKFATNEPIPNAKVELESKGKKLILQTDVNGIAQTDADWLNTPGHYEITATILAKGMNDLLIGTVKITADANSDTVESDSSAWWKFWGNLLQDTLLPRPVFAHGGEDHSHNDEATAAVDLPTAQDKPTRLTDGSLFIPKAAQHVLSIRTAIGKPQSVAHSITLNGVVVSDPNASAIIQPTLGGRVLAPPQGFPTVGSRVEKGQTLAILEPAASNTDKGDQQDKIAEVRSELALAEKNAARLSSIAGVIPQMEVDAARNTADTLKARLNALQGSLAQQPQPLLAPLSGIISNVNVTLGQQANAGDTLFNIIDPARLHVEALAYDASVAGQITGATATLNGQTLTLAFIGSSQQLRNQALPLRFKVETVTQPRTSPPSPLSLTGEGEQERAFSSSSSPSPVKERGAGGEVLLRQPTLSVGQPLKLAVHTRTTIQGTPVPASSLVNNNQQQPTVWVKTAAERFTAHVVNAQTLDADTLVITEGLPNSSIRVVINGAALLSQVR; encoded by the coding sequence ATGGAAAAACAAATAGTTGCCTTATTAAGCGGCTGCTTGCTCATGGGTATGGCAAGCCTCCCTTTACCCGCGCTCGCGCACGGTGGCGAAGACCACAGCCACGACGAGGAACCCCCTACCCCCATCGTCGCCCCCGCCAACAGCGGGATACGCTGGGAATTGAATTCACCCGACGTGGAACTGCTCGGCATTGTCAGCGCAGGCCAACTGACACTACACGTCGACAAGTTCGCCACCAACGAACCCATCCCCAATGCCAAAGTGGAACTGGAAAGCAAAGGCAAAAAACTCATCCTGCAAACCGATGTCAACGGCATTGCCCAGACGGATGCAGACTGGCTTAACACTCCGGGACACTACGAGATCACCGCCACCATCCTCGCCAAAGGCATGAACGACTTATTGATCGGCACGGTCAAAATCACGGCTGATGCCAACAGCGATACAGTCGAGAGCGATTCTTCCGCTTGGTGGAAATTCTGGGGCAATCTCCTGCAAGACACCTTGCTCCCACGGCCTGTTTTTGCCCACGGCGGTGAAGATCACAGCCATAATGACGAAGCAACCGCCGCCGTTGATTTGCCCACCGCGCAAGACAAACCCACTCGCCTGACCGATGGTAGCCTGTTCATCCCCAAAGCAGCCCAGCATGTGCTAAGCATTCGCACTGCCATCGGCAAACCGCAAAGCGTTGCCCACAGCATCACCCTTAACGGAGTCGTGGTCAGTGACCCGAATGCCAGTGCCATCATTCAACCAACCCTGGGTGGGCGCGTGCTTGCCCCGCCACAAGGTTTCCCCACCGTGGGCAGTCGCGTGGAAAAAGGGCAAACCCTCGCCATTCTCGAACCCGCCGCCAGCAATACCGACAAGGGCGACCAGCAAGACAAGATCGCAGAAGTCCGTTCCGAACTGGCACTCGCCGAAAAAAACGCCGCACGGCTCAGCAGCATTGCCGGGGTTATCCCGCAAATGGAAGTCGATGCCGCCCGCAACACCGCCGACACCCTCAAAGCTCGCCTTAACGCCCTGCAAGGCAGCCTCGCGCAACAGCCACAACCACTGCTTGCGCCCCTGTCCGGCATTATTAGCAACGTCAACGTCACGCTGGGGCAACAAGCCAATGCAGGCGATACCCTGTTTAACATCATCGACCCCGCTCGTTTACACGTTGAAGCCCTCGCCTACGATGCGAGTGTAGCGGGGCAAATCACAGGCGCAACCGCCACCCTCAACGGGCAAACCCTAACGCTGGCATTTATCGGCAGCAGCCAGCAATTACGCAACCAAGCCCTCCCGTTGCGATTCAAGGTGGAGACTGTCACACAACCAAGAACCTCACCCCCTAGCCCCCTCTCCTTGACAGGAGAGGGGGAACAAGAACGGGCTTTTTCTTCCTCTTCCTCCCCCTCTCCTGTCAAGGAGAGGGGGGCGGGGGGTGAGGTTCTTCTGCGACAGCCGACACTCTCCGTCGGCCAACCCCTAAAACTCGCCGTACACACCCGCACCACCATCCAAGGCACACCCGTGCCCGCCAGCAGCTTGGTCAACAATAACCAACAACAGCCAACCGTGTGGGTAAAAACCGCTGCCGAACGCTTCACCGCTCATGTGGTCAACGCGCAAACGCTGGATGCTGACACCTTGGTGATTACCGAAGGTTTGCCCAACAGCAGCATTCGTGTGGTGATAAACGGCGCGGCGTTGCTGTCGCAAGTGCGCTAG
- a CDS encoding efflux RND transporter permease subunit — protein MFNTIIDVSLKQRLFVLMGAILLLLYGLFTLRQLPVDVFPDLNKPTVTLMTEAHGMAPEEVEQLVTFPLETAMNGLEGVTRVRSVSGVGLSIVYVEFGWGTDIYRNRQQVSERLGAVSSQLPAEVVPQMSPISSIMGEILLVAMTVDVPPIPDPSPARGEGSKTVTPMEVRDLAEWVVRPRLLGIPGVSQVIPMGGEVRQYRITPDVANMERLQISLNQLQTTLHGFASNTSGGFLEAQSQEYLIRNIGRTTRLEDMQQLVVAHRDNVPILLQQVAQVEFAAGVKRGEASFMGKPAVILSVQKQPGVDTVKLTSEVEAALAELNRNMPAGIKADNLLFKQANFIEAAINNVEEALLDGAIMVVIVLFLFLLNVRTTVISLTAIPLSLLAAALVFHAFGLSVNTMTLGGLAIALGELVDDAVVDVENVLRRLRQNALRPQPLPALQVIAAASKEVRSGVVYATLIVVLVFVPLFFLAGIEGRLFTPLGVAYIVSILASLGVAVTVTPVLCYYLLAKKPLPTPPLIREGSEESIVSCSSPDKGRLGGVSSSDSPLVRFLKRLDTRVLYWSFRHVRLLLSGALIVVLIAIASIPFFPRAFLPAFNEGTLTISMMLQPGISLTESNRIGTLAENLLLQVPEVKQVGRRTGRAELDEHAEGVHSSEIDVDLEPSERGRDAVLADIRTRLAVIPASVNIGQPISHRLDHMLSGVRAQIALKVFGDDTDTLRSLATELQTRLAAIPGVVDLQLEKQVRIPQLQVRVDYSKVQQYGVTPASINQALETLANGATVAQVLDNNRRADVVIRLQDADRTAHGLRNLLVETHSGYIPLQQIASIEDSSGPNQIVRENSRRRMVLSANAAADADMAAVVQAIRAELATFPLPEGYFTRLEGQFQAQEEATQLIAMLALVSLTLIFLVLYSRYQSSVLALIIMGNIPLALVGGVVALWLAGQTLSVASLVGFITLAGISTRNGILKISHYINLVRHEGETFGIPMIVRGSLERLTPVLMTALVAAFALLPLLLAGGDPGKEILYPVALVIFGGLVSSTLLDTLLTPVLFYRWGEQPLHHLLSTQGDSHETV, from the coding sequence ATGTTTAATACCATTATTGATGTCAGCCTGAAACAACGGCTATTCGTGCTCATGGGAGCCATACTGTTGCTGCTCTACGGGCTGTTTACCCTGCGGCAACTGCCGGTGGATGTATTCCCCGACCTCAACAAGCCGACCGTCACCCTAATGACCGAAGCACACGGCATGGCACCGGAAGAAGTCGAACAACTGGTCACATTTCCGCTGGAAACGGCAATGAACGGCTTGGAAGGCGTGACGCGGGTGCGTTCGGTTTCTGGAGTGGGGCTGTCGATTGTGTACGTGGAATTTGGCTGGGGGACGGATATTTACCGCAACCGCCAGCAAGTCTCGGAACGGCTGGGGGCAGTCAGCAGCCAGTTGCCTGCCGAGGTTGTGCCGCAGATGTCGCCGATCAGTTCGATCATGGGGGAAATTTTGCTGGTGGCGATGACTGTTGATGTACCCCCCATCCCCGACCCTTCCCCCGCAAGGGGTGAAGGGAGTAAGACAGTGACACCGATGGAGGTGCGGGATTTGGCGGAATGGGTGGTGCGCCCGCGCTTGCTGGGGATTCCGGGGGTATCGCAAGTGATCCCGATGGGCGGTGAAGTGCGCCAGTACCGCATTACCCCGGATGTGGCGAACATGGAACGCTTGCAAATCAGCCTTAATCAGTTGCAAACGACGCTGCACGGTTTTGCCAGCAATACCAGCGGCGGCTTTCTGGAAGCACAATCACAGGAGTACCTGATCCGCAATATCGGGCGCACTACTCGGCTGGAAGACATGCAACAACTGGTGGTAGCGCATCGTGACAACGTGCCGATTTTGCTGCAACAGGTGGCGCAAGTGGAATTTGCCGCTGGGGTGAAACGCGGGGAAGCCAGCTTCATGGGCAAGCCTGCGGTGATCCTGTCGGTACAAAAACAACCCGGTGTCGATACGGTCAAACTGACCAGCGAAGTGGAAGCGGCACTGGCAGAACTCAACCGCAATATGCCAGCGGGCATCAAGGCGGACAACCTGCTGTTCAAGCAAGCCAATTTCATTGAAGCCGCCATCAACAATGTGGAAGAAGCCCTGCTTGACGGGGCAATCATGGTGGTGATTGTGCTGTTTTTATTCCTACTGAATGTGCGTACCACCGTGATTTCTTTGACTGCCATCCCGCTGTCATTGCTGGCGGCAGCGTTGGTGTTCCATGCGTTTGGCTTGTCGGTCAATACCATGACACTGGGCGGTTTGGCGATTGCCTTGGGCGAACTGGTGGATGATGCGGTGGTGGATGTGGAAAACGTGCTGCGCCGCCTGCGCCAAAATGCCTTGCGACCACAACCGTTGCCTGCCTTGCAGGTGATTGCGGCTGCCTCGAAAGAAGTGCGTTCCGGGGTGGTGTATGCCACGCTGATTGTGGTGCTGGTATTCGTGCCGCTGTTCTTTCTGGCGGGGATTGAGGGGCGGTTGTTTACACCGCTGGGCGTTGCCTACATTGTGTCGATACTGGCGAGTCTGGGGGTGGCGGTTACGGTGACGCCGGTGCTGTGTTATTACTTGCTCGCAAAGAAACCCCTCCCCACCCCTCCCCTTATCAGGGAAGGGAGCGAAGAAAGCATCGTCTCTTGTTCCTCCCCTGATAAGGGGAGGTTAGGAGGGGTTTCTTCTTCCGACTCCCCGCTAGTCCGCTTCCTCAAACGCCTCGACACCCGCGTGCTGTATTGGTCATTCCGTCATGTCAGGCTCTTGCTCAGCGGCGCGTTGATCGTGGTGCTGATTGCTATTGCCAGCATTCCGTTTTTTCCGCGTGCGTTCTTGCCCGCGTTCAATGAGGGTACGTTGACGATCAGCATGATGTTGCAACCGGGCATTTCGCTGACGGAATCCAACCGCATTGGTACGCTGGCAGAAAACCTGTTGCTGCAAGTGCCGGAGGTGAAACAGGTCGGGCGGCGCACCGGACGCGCCGAATTGGATGAACACGCCGAAGGGGTGCATTCCAGTGAAATTGATGTGGATCTGGAACCGTCAGAACGGGGACGTGATGCGGTATTGGCGGACATTCGCACGCGCTTGGCGGTGATTCCGGCTTCCGTCAATATCGGGCAACCGATTTCGCACCGTCTGGATCACATGCTCTCTGGAGTCAGGGCGCAAATTGCCTTGAAAGTGTTTGGCGATGACACCGACACCTTGCGCAGTCTGGCTACGGAATTGCAAACCCGCTTGGCGGCGATTCCCGGTGTGGTCGATTTGCAGCTCGAAAAACAAGTGCGTATCCCACAATTGCAGGTACGGGTGGATTACAGCAAAGTGCAGCAATACGGCGTTACCCCTGCCAGCATCAATCAGGCACTCGAAACCCTTGCCAATGGCGCAACCGTTGCCCAAGTGCTGGACAATAATCGCCGTGCCGACGTAGTGATTCGCCTGCAAGACGCTGACCGCACTGCCCACGGCTTACGCAACCTGCTGGTGGAAACCCATTCCGGTTACATTCCCTTGCAGCAAATTGCCAGTATCGAAGACAGCAGCGGCCCCAATCAAATCGTGCGCGAAAACAGCCGCCGCCGCATGGTGCTGTCTGCCAATGCCGCCGCTGACGCGGACATGGCAGCCGTGGTGCAAGCGATTAGAGCGGAACTGGCAACGTTTCCGCTTCCCGAAGGCTATTTCACCCGCTTGGAAGGGCAATTTCAGGCGCAAGAGGAAGCCACTCAACTCATTGCCATGCTCGCGTTGGTGTCGCTGACGCTGATTTTTCTGGTGTTGTACAGCCGTTATCAATCCAGCGTGCTGGCTCTCATTATCATGGGAAATATTCCACTGGCACTGGTGGGCGGCGTGGTGGCATTGTGGCTGGCGGGGCAAACGCTATCGGTAGCGAGTCTGGTGGGCTTTATCACGCTGGCGGGAATTTCGACTCGTAACGGCATCCTCAAAATCAGCCATTACATCAATCTGGTGCGGCATGAAGGCGAAACCTTCGGCATTCCCATGATCGTGCGTGGCAGTCTGGAACGTTTGACTCCGGTACTAATGACCGCGCTGGTGGCAGCTTTCGCGCTGTTACCGCTGCTGCTGGCGGGCGGCGATCCGGGTAAGGAAATCCTCTACCCGGTGGCATTAGTCATTTTCGGCGGGTTGGTCAGTTCCACCCTGCTGGACACCCTGCTTACTCCGGTGCTGTTTTACCGCTGGGGCGAGCAACCATTACACCATTTGTTATCCACTCAAGGAGATTCTCATGAAACTGTTTAA
- a CDS encoding YgaP family membrane protein: MTIDRVVLAFAGAMILVSLLLGYLGFTTVAFVLLAFIGLNLLQSAFTGFCPLAIILKKMGFKTGCAFN, from the coding sequence ATGACTATTGACCGCGTTGTTCTGGCTTTTGCGGGTGCAATGATCCTAGTTTCCCTACTGTTGGGTTACTTAGGCTTCACTACGGTAGCATTCGTGCTGCTAGCGTTCATCGGTTTGAATTTGCTGCAATCGGCATTCACAGGTTTTTGCCCATTGGCAATCATCTTGAAGAAAATGGGTTTCAAAACCGGTTGTGCATTTAACTAA